From Malus sylvestris chromosome 1, drMalSylv7.2, whole genome shotgun sequence:
TAGACGCAAAGCATCTTGTGTAGCGGTTTTCAGACTCTAGTTTTCTCCTTTTGCATcactctccttttttttttcccttgattCTTCTTTGATATATTCAATCCAAAGGCTAGGAACAAAAAAGGAGTGAAAGGGTGAAGTGGGAGTGCGAAATTCACTTCCCAGATGTTTTTTAAGATGAGGTTAGGAATTATTCAATACTTCTGGGACACAATCCTTGTACAAATTTCATTCTCTTGTAACTTCAATTGGGAAAGTAATGATGGAAAACTTCAAAGGGGGTTAATTAACGTCTTTCTCCCGGATGTACAAGCCTGGTGAAATCAATTGGAGTGAAATATTGATAACACCAAGCTATGAGTTAGCAGAAGAATGCCTGAAAACAAACTACTATGGTACAAAAAGAGTGACTGAAGCGCTTTTGCCCCTCCTCCAGCTATCGGATTCTCCCAGAATCATCAATGTTTCTACCGGTGCTGCCAAGCTAATGGTATGGCATTCTCCTAACAGGATCAAGTTCCGCTTAGTTGTTGATATGGTTgatgaaattgaaccaaaaatTTTCAGCCGATTTATttgcctttaacaaaaaaatattggaGAACTCTTTGTCCTTcatctgttttttatttttgaagtgTGCTTGGTTGGAACTTACTAAACCTTTCTATACATAGATGCAATATTTTCTGTTTCGAAATCGAGCTAAAACTCTGTCGTCTTGCACGATGCTTCAGAATTTTCCAAATGGATGGCCTAAAGAGGTACTGAGTGATGCAGGGACACTTACAGAAGAGAGAATAGATTCTGTGTTGAATGGATTTTTGGAAGACTCTAAACAAGGTTTGCAAGACACCAAAATCTGGCCTCCTGTTTTTCCACCCTATACAGTCTCGAAAGCAGCCTTGAACGCGTACACTAGGATTTTGGCCAAAAAGTATCCAAATTTCTGCATCAACTGTGGCAGCCCAGGATTTGTCAAAACCGACATGAGCTTCAATGCTGGCATCTTAACCATCGACGAAGGTGCTGAAAGCATTGTCAGGTTGGCGTTACTCCCCAACGGCAGTTCTACTGGCCTCTACTTTTCTCCGAAAGAAGTGGCACCTTTTTGAAGGTTCTTTTATGTTTCATGAATAATGATCATCATTAGTGTGTTTACAATGTAACAAATGCAGTTTATGAGCTTATGTTATATGTTCATGAAAATTGACTTGCCTATTGCAATACGGAGTGTCATTCTCTTGGTCACTCACTCACTCTTGCTCTCGTTCTCTCCGCCCCTGATATCAATTCTgtcaaaataaaatgtaaaattctAGAAGATGAAGATATGGTGATTGGCTTTGTGACTTTTAATAGTTTTGATTGAGATGATCGGGTTTTAGCTTGGTAAGGAGGAGGGCTTAAAGCTCAAACAGACGGAAAAGAAGCAATACAGCCAACGCAGCCGAAGGCCCAAAACTTGTCTTTTCTTATGGGTGTAAAAGGAAGCCCAAATGCCCATAAACTAAACCAAAACTtcaaactttttgttttttgacaaaTGTGATTTTAAATTACTCTGATCTACGAGTGCAAGGATATGGGTACATTACAGTGTACTATCGTAGACTAGCAAACTAATGATTCCAACTCATGATCATTGGGATTAAAACCTTGAAAGCACAGCCGTTTATTTCTTTAATTCCTGATATCAAATCTAAAAATGAGTGATCATGTGCTCTTTGACAACCTTATGGCGAAGATAACACTTTTGGAGTTTTATATGACCTCATTGTATACACTATGTTCTTTAAAGTATATGGCCTCATTTCATAAacaatatgataaaaaaaataaaaaaataaataaaaaaagagataaAACAAGTGAGTCTACTAAAGActacaaaaaatattaatataatcATGGCATCTGATcctaattttctttaaaaaaaatgatggcaTGAAATTCTGACAACCAGGGAAGAGCCAAGCGAAGGAACAAGCTCAAAGCCAAGAAACAACCTCAAAGCCAAGAAACAATGGCAGAAGCAAGTAAAAGGTTAAGTGTCTAGTTTTCTTCATCCTTTAACCACATAAATAAAATCccattttttcttatttatcttAAATCTGGTTTTTCATATTTTGGTCAGGTATGCAGTTGTGACAGGGGCAAATAAAGGGGTTGGATTTGGAATTGTTAAGCAGTTGGCTTCAAATGGGGTCATAGTAGTGTTAACTGCAAGAGATGAGAAGAGGGGTCTTGAAGCTGTTGAGAAATTGAAAGATTTTGGGCTCTCTGAGCTTGTGGTTTTTCATCAGCTTGATGTTACAGATTCTGCTAGCATTGCTTCCCTTGCAGGTTTGGTCAAAACCCAATTCGCGAAACTCGATATCTTGGTATGTAAATCTTGAAAATTAAGTTGGGTTTTCTTGCTTAGATCAATAGAGATAATATTGCAATTCTGCTTCTTGCTTTAATTTAAGTTTGAAGTTGAAATGTTGGAACTTTTTGTACTGTGTAGGTAAACAATGCAGGAATCAATGGAAGCATAGTAGACCCTGAAAGTTTCAGGTCAGCTGTAAGTGGTAAGGTGAGATTCTTTATAtaaatcaatcatatatatatgattgataagaGTAATCGGTTTTCGGAACAGAATCTTTCGAAGAATTTCTTTCTCTTGAAACTTAggaaagtaatgatgcaaaCTTCCCGAGAGTGTTAATTAACGTTCTTTTCCTGGATGCAATTATGCAGAAGCCTGAAGAAATCGATTTTAGTGAAATATCGACGACACCAAACTACGAGTTAGCAGAAGAATGCCTTAAAACAAACTACTACGGTGCCAAAAGTGTGACTGAAGCGCTTTTGCCCCTCCTCCAGCTATCGGATTCACCAAGAATCGTTAATGTTTCTTCCCTTCTTGCTAAGCTGACGGTATGAGCAACTAATAAAATGTGAtttctttttggtattttcaaaCAAGATCAAGTTTTGACTGGTAGTTAATGTGGTTTTACCGTTTTAGAAGTTGAACTAAATGGTTTAGTCAATTTATCTGCCTTAAAATAGATGTGGAGAATTACACACTTTATCAGTCTTTTCCGTGCTTAATGAAGTATATTGGAGCTCTGGAATTACATTAGAACATTAGTTGAATGCCAGAGTAAACCAGCAATCCATGTATTTAGTTCTACATAGATGGCAAGATGcaattttttctgtttttcgaaTCAAATTAAAACTCTCCCGTCTTTCTTGTTGCTTCAGAATTTTCCAAATGGAAGGGCCAAAGAGGTACTTAGCGATGCTGAGATCATTACCGAAGAGAGAATAGAAGCTGTTTTGAGTGAGTTTTTGGAAGACTATAAACATGATTTGCTAGAAACCAAAGGCTGGTCTCACATCTTTCCAGCCTACAAAGTCTCGAAAGCAGCCTTGAACGCGTACACTAGGATTCTGGCCAAGAAGTATCCGAATTTCTGCATCAACTGTGGGAGCCCTGGGTTAGTAAAAACAGATATGAGCTTCAATCTTGGTGTCTTAACCATCGATGAAGGTGCTGAAAGCATCGTCAGGTTGGCGCTACTCCCCAATGGCGGTCATACTGGCCTATACTTTGTCCGCAAAGAAATGACACCATTTTGAATACTTCTGTTTGTACTACCGTACTCTTTTCTTCCAGTATAAGTCAATGTGATTACTGCAATTTGAGGTTTCagcgatgaacactttcttctcCGGGATGCAGAAGGGCATGAAGAAAGCGATTAGAGTTGTTTTGATACAATGATAAATCATGATTGGagttaaaatataagtttgagTCGTTTTTAGTTTCCAGGTTTCAGAATAGTTTGGGTACCCTAAACTATGAGTTTTGCGGAAGAATACATACAAATAGTACGGTACCAATAAAGGGAATGAAGCACTTTTGCCACTCCTTCGGATAATTCTTTCAATACAAATAATGTTTTACTATAAATTCATCTAAATACACGAAAGTGAATTCGAACTTGAGTGCAAACGGAGGAGAAGCTGACTAAACCTGGGTCTTCTATATATTACATTAACGTATAGTTACCAATTATCAATGTCTTTATATCAATATTATATTTCATATACTTAcgttaggggtgggcacgggccgggccgggctcAAATTTGGAGGGACCGGACCGGACCCGTTTTAAAATACACCGGGGTGGCCCGAGCCGGGTAGAAGGATTCTGAGATTTGAAACCGGATCTAACCCGACCCGTTTGAAACGGGCCGGTTCGGGACGGGTGTCACGTCCCAAACCcaacatacgtccaggatcgacgCGTGACGTCACCCAACATCTGTATATCTAACAGATCCCGCCTCCGAGATATGTACAAGGCATAACTCAAGATCCAACTATATAATAATTTTTCGTAAGCTTTAtgactgcatctaacctcctcagTAGACTGCCTAGGTACCCTAAAcagagatcaagtcattcgtagttcatcatTCACTACGCATCTACATTTACCACAGTACGTTCAAGCCGAAAGATATAAGATTCTTCAATCAATCATTAGAACTTGACAAGTATGGAAGTACTAGATTCAGGGCTACATAACAACCATTATGAAAAACAACATTTCCACTTCCTCtatcatataaatcactatgaTTTCAACAGGAAACCTTAATCCACCACATGTAACATATCCAAGAACCAACAatgcacaatattattctcaagcCGCTTTGAGCAACGAgactaatcataataataacaatcatatcccaCATCATTCCGCAATCATTCTACTTAATCAATCCTAAaaatcaaagatgcatgatatcTACAATTACTATGTTATTCAATCAATAAGGTCCCATatcaattctcaaattttaataaaggatCCCTACATAATTCCCCACCTAGATTCCAAGTACTAACATGATAAGTCTAATTTATACACAATGTCTACTGTGAACAATTCATATTCACTCGACTCTAAGGTTGGACTACctttatggaaatgagcaagcgTAGGGATTCCAAACCACTCAacaaaatccaaccaaaatacCAAACGACCTCTTGTAATCTCTTCAAACCTGACATCTGTACAATCAGTGCCTACACCGTGGGAATGGTGCATCGACATCAAGAATTCAGACAAGTTGCAAAGCTCGGGTGGGTGACATTAATACAAGGATGTGATAATAATGATAAAGCCAACCATTAATCACAGTTTACATCTCTTGAATATAAATCCTTCATAAGGAATCAATACCAAACCTTTGTAACTCCGAAGGAGTCACCCAAACATACAACGGTTCATCTGAAACAAATCACAACAGCTCACAATCATAATCTCATACAACACAATGAAAAGTAGGGTtagagcgacacagttcggCCGAAGTCTATATCTCTGAAGCTATCTCAATCCAAATTCAATAAACCCCAAGGTGAACACGATCCCGAaccatctctcaacggaatcgcgaagTATGAGAGATTCCGGACCCTCTTAACGGGATCCAAGTGGGTACGATTACGGACCATTCTCAACAGAATCGCGGAGTACAATACATAATCACCACTAAATGAAACCCAAGTTAGATATGAGTCCggaacatcactcaacggaatcgtagagtagaagggattccggaccatctctcaacgAAATCCGAGTAGATACGatttcggaccatcactcaacagaatcgcggagtagaagggattccggaccatcactcaacggaatcgcggagtagaatGTGTAACACCAATCAATGAAACAAGACATGGATCAAGTTCTTCAAGGTACAAAGACTCAACGAAACGAGAATGAAATAATGACACGAGGGTTGAAACATGTTTCGAAGTAACAAACCCCATAACAATGGGTTAATggtccactactagccctcgcatttcatcacatcaatccaatcatacaatacaaaccatatttccaatatgcacgtc
This genomic window contains:
- the LOC126618411 gene encoding (+)-neomenthol dehydrogenase-like isoform X6, which translates into the protein MAEAVRRYAVVTGANKGVGFGTVKQLASKGVVVVLTARNEKRGLEALGKVKDFGISDLVVFHQLDVTDSASAAVLADFVKTQFGKLDILVNNAAINGSIINPEAFISAATAKPGEINWSEILITPSYELAEECLKTNYYGTKRVTEALLPLLQLSDSPRIINVSTGAAKLMNFPNGWPKEVLSDAGTLTEERIDSVLNGFLEDSKQGLQDTKIWPPVFPPYTVSKAALNAYTRILAKKYPNFCINCGSPGFVKTDMSFNAGILTIDEGAESIVRLALLPNGSSTGLYFSPKEVAPF
- the LOC126618411 gene encoding (+)-neomenthol dehydrogenase-like isoform X5, with the translated sequence MAEAVRRYAVVTGANKGVGFGTVKQLASKGVVVVLTARDEKRGLEALEKLKDFGISDLVVFHQLDVTDSASAAVLADFVKTQFGKLDILVNNAAINGSIINPEAFISAATAKPGEINWSEILITPSYELAEECLKTNYYGTKRVTEALLPLLQLSDSPRIINVSTGAAKLMNFPNGWPKEVLSDAGTLTEERIDSVLNGFLEDSKQGLQDTKIWPPVFPPYTVSKAALNAYTRILAKKYPNFCINCGSPGFVKTDMSFNAGILTIDEGAESIVRLALLPNGSSTGLYFSPKEVAPF
- the LOC126618411 gene encoding (+)-neomenthol dehydrogenase-like isoform X8 → MAEAVRRYAVVTGANKGVGFGTVKQLASKGVVVVLTARNEKRGLEALGKVKDFGISDLVVFHQLDVTDSASAAVLADFVKTQFGKLDILVNNAAINGSIINPEAFISAATAKLSDSPRIINVSTGAAKLMNFPNGWPKEVLSDAGTLTEERIDSVLNGFLEDSKQGLQDTKIWPPVFPPYTVSKAALNAYTRILAKKYPNFCINCGSPGFVKTDMSFNAGILTIDEGAESIVRLALLPNGSSTGLYFSPKEVAPF
- the LOC126618411 gene encoding (+)-neomenthol dehydrogenase-like isoform X7, coding for MAEAVRRYAVVTGANKGVGFGTVKQLASKGVVVVLTARDEKRGLEALEKLKDFGISDLVVFHQLDVTDSASAAVLADFVKTQFGKLDILVNNAAINGSIINPEAFISAATAKLSDSPRIINVSTGAAKLMNFPNGWPKEVLSDAGTLTEERIDSVLNGFLEDSKQGLQDTKIWPPVFPPYTVSKAALNAYTRILAKKYPNFCINCGSPGFVKTDMSFNAGILTIDEGAESIVRLALLPNGSSTGLYFSPKEVAPF
- the LOC126618411 gene encoding (-)-isopiperitenone reductase-like isoform X9, which encodes MAEAVRRYAVVTGANKGVGFGTVKQLASKGVVVVLTARDEKRGLEALEKLKDFGISDLVVFHQLDVTDSASAAVLADFVKTQFGKLDILVNNAAINGSIINPEAFISAATAKNFPNGWPKEVLSDAGTLTEERIDSVLNGFLEDSKQGLQDTKIWPPVFPPYTVSKAALNAYTRILAKKYPNFCINCGSPGFVKTDMSFNAGILTIDEGAESIVRLALLPNGSSTGLYFSPKEVAPF
- the LOC126618411 gene encoding (-)-isopiperitenone reductase-like isoform X10; translated protein: MAEAVRRYAVVTGANKGVGFGTVKQLASKGVVVVLTARNEKRGLEALGKVKDFGISDLVVFHQLDVTDSASAAVLADFVKTQFGKLDILVNNAAINGSIINPEAFISAATAKNFPNGWPKEVLSDAGTLTEERIDSVLNGFLEDSKQGLQDTKIWPPVFPPYTVSKAALNAYTRILAKKYPNFCINCGSPGFVKTDMSFNAGILTIDEGAESIVRLALLPNGSSTGLYFSPKEVAPF
- the LOC126618462 gene encoding (+)-neomenthol dehydrogenase-like, whose amino-acid sequence is MAEASKRYAVVTGANKGVGFGIVKQLASNGVIVVLTARDEKRGLEAVEKLKDFGLSELVVFHQLDVTDSASIASLAGLVKTQFAKLDILVNNAGINGSIVDPESFRSAVSGKKPEEIDFSEISTTPNYELAEECLKTNYYGAKSVTEALLPLLQLSDSPRIVNVSSLLAKLTNFPNGRAKEVLSDAEIITEERIEAVLSEFLEDYKHDLLETKGWSHIFPAYKVSKAALNAYTRILAKKYPNFCINCGSPGLVKTDMSFNLGVLTIDEGAESIVRLALLPNGGHTGLYFVRKEMTPF